The following nucleotide sequence is from Zingiber officinale cultivar Zhangliang chromosome 10A, Zo_v1.1, whole genome shotgun sequence.
TCTAGGCCAAGGCATTATACTCAGCTGATCATCCAAGGATGTCCTATTCTTTCCCGATTGGGGCAGAAAGCACTACAGgacaacaaggtcagggaatcATAAAGGCATTAGACTCGGTTGATCATTCAAGGTTGTCCTATTCTTTCCCGATCGGGGTAGAAAGCGCTATAGGGCAACAAGATTAGGGAATCGTAACCGTCTATCAGAGAATAACTGCcaagtgtcagggaatattccaacggtcTGCAATCACCTGCGAATGGAATCTTCCTTCAAGCTATAGGGAAATgtcacgtgtcctccatcacccgacaagtcctaacactcgacattctctgacattagTAAGACTCCAGAAGATACGCactatcatataaaaagggaggaccTCTCCCTTTCGCAGGTATGCTCTCTCGCACATttgcacttgtcttctactttcttttttcttcgtacactgttcttctgtggaaaaagtacctgacttgagcgtcggagggcctgctccggggaccttttccctggtttctggcctctaacgCCCATGTGcatgtctgagtgtgcgcagagctcaTGTACCGCCGGCTCAGTCATCGTCGTCCGTCAGCACCACATGGGAGTCCATTTTTGGAAGCGCATACTAGAAAGGTATCTTAGTCGCCCCTCCGTCAATGCCAGCAGCAGCTCACCCGGACTTCATCCGACTCATATTCCGGACAAGatcatatatattatttaattgagTATTCGTGTCAAATATCgataaattttaagatttttttaatatatatatattatttaattgagTATTCGAGTCAAATATCGATAGTTCCTCTCCGTCTTCTTTCATTCAAATCGGATATCAGATTTTCATTGGATTCAAAGAAAATTACCCtcctattttaaataaaatattgttggttcaatttaacctaattaaaatgaaaattcttTCTCTATATTGTTTAAATAATAATTCTTACTATGCTATTAATTTTGGATGTAATCGATTGGTTTAGCGGTGGAACCACGTTCAAGACTACAACCTGGGGACCCAATGAAGTTTAGAATGGGACAAACTCCTAATTTATCATGGGAAAATGAAAACAATACGAAAACAATCTAGAGTAACGACATTAGCTTTGACGCTCATAACCCACCATCCGAATAGATCATCTGGATTAGGTCTGCTATTGGTTCGATGTTATTAAAATTTGTCACCAACTGAATAAAATAATCATGCTTGATGGCCGGGATTGAAATTTGAGAATCACATTGCAAGTTTCCCACGCAACTTGAGAGCCGCCCACTGTAATGGTTCATCGTCCTCACAGTGGAGGGAAGCTACCGGGCCGCCTCCTGAAATaacaaaataagaaaaagaaaataatatgaGATGTGAAAAGTGTAGGCCACTTAGCCATGCCCTTCCTTATTGATATCGGTGACTCAGGtctcagtaaaaaaaaaaacagaaaaagtGAGTGACACGAGGAGTCAGGAGCATAAATATGAGAgataataattgaaaataaaataaaaaataaaaaatcattttattattaatattagtataataaattatttttaaaattattcttatttcactattattataacaattttattcaaaattactacaatataaagaaaaattacacttaaattaatttaaaattctacaCATGATAACATATGATCCTTTTTAATTAACGATCCCAATTCCCCATGTGATCTTAATGGTAATAAAAATCTCCATATGAGCCGAGCCGGAAAGACGGAAATAGTGTGCAAATAACAGTGATGATGGTTAAGTGGGTTAATTCGATCCTACCTGTACAGGCACTGTCCTAACCTCTCATATTTGGATGGTGAGACCCACACTTAAGTAGTGGGTCCCACCATCTCATTGTGAGAGATTGGGGCAGTACCTGTATCGGTAGGATGAAATTTACCGGTTAAGTGAAGGAGATTGAGGTTAATTAATAGCACATGCAACACCATTACAGATTCTCTTCTGTTGACAGATGACTTCTCCTTATGAGTGCAGATATGCATATGCGTTAGAACTTGGACAGCAGCATTAACATTTATAAGTTTATGAATGTACAGCtgtttttttcaaataaaatttttttcttaccaTGAACAACTATTACTTGTCATTAACATTTTTACCAATATTTCTTGTCACGGAAAAGGAATAACAAACTTTGCTTTATATTCATCGAACTTCTTTTATGCGGCAGCATTAGCTAATAATTCAAGGATAATTCTGTGATTACAAAGATAATTATTAAATTCAAAGAGAGGAGCGAGCATTTCGCCTTTTGCATAATAACAGTAAAACGACACGCCAGCTAATTTCTTCCTTCCCTTTATTATTAATGCTCTTAAACTTTTTCATATTCACACTGCACTGATATATAAAGAGCGCATTCAAATCCTTTTCCGATTTCCTGcaactttaataaaaaaaaatcccgACTAAAGTGACCAATCACCAAATGTATTAGTGTAAAGCTTTGCATTCCATGAATCATAAAGCAATTCCTCCCCTTGCACTTTTGCTTTCTTATTGCTTAAGTATAGCAACAGCCTTTTCTTCTTCTACATGCATTCCTCATCTTACATGCACTTGTGGTTCTATTAAAATTTAAACAAGAAGAATCTAAGAGTTTAGCTTGTTGATCAAGGCACATGGCCGATTGGGGTCCGGTGATCGTCGCTGTGATTCTGTTCATCCTGCTGTCGCCGGGGCTGCTGTTTCAGCTGCCGTCGAGGACGAGGGTCGTGGAGTTTGGGAACATGTGCACCAGCGGCATCTCCATTCTGGTGCATGCGGTCATCCTCTTTGTCCTCATGACGATCCTTGTCATTGCTATCGGAATCCATGTTCAGACTGCTTAAGTGTAATCAATTGCGATAACAAGTGTGCCTTGttttttcccttgctctcttggTTTTTCTGTCAATCGTACACGCAACTCAACAAATTTTTTTTGGATGTAAACTTTGGCTTTTGTTCAATATTTGTCGGATGCGTCATGAATGAATGAATAGTTCGGCTCTGTCTCACACCCACCCACCCACTCTTCTCTGCCTCTTCTGCTCTGTGGAACAAGTCTCCTTTCTCTTGGTTCTCTTGCAAATGAACTCAGAGATGTATTGAGCTAGAGAAATGTTGCATAGACGAGCTTGTGCGATAGATTGGTGGATGAAGATAATGACAACagtgaaattattttttttcttcctgttTTCTATCCTTTGATGGCCATCAAAGGGTATATATATGGTTAAGGGAGTTGCACCTCTCTCTTCATTTTCATTCTATATATTGCTTCCTGTCTTTCTACTCCTCTTTCCCTTACCTTTCTTGAGTTTGGAGGTGTTTCTAATGGCAGGAAAAATTAACTCTTGTGCCTACAGCTTATTTATGGCAGCCATCCTTGATTAATTGAAGTCATTCACACGCCGCCATCTTTGTATATAGATATAGAATTGAACAATCAAACAATCAAAAATATAGAACAATCAAATTAAAAAGATGGGACAATCTTTGTTCAAATCAATACACACACAATTGCCACTCAATCCTAGACATCAAATCCATAGAACAAGCCACTGCTGAGGCATAGTTGAGAAGATGGAATATGTCATTGGAGCACATGGAAGCTTGCTTTAGATGTTGGAATCAGTTAGAACATCCAATCCACCCTCTCAAGCATTAATATAACTGCTATAAACATATCTGACTATCACAAAGTCAATTCATAACCTCGACATGAAAAAAATATCATATGATTGGAGAATGGTCagaatttatttttgataaacaATAATAAATGAATTATATTCAATAGGAATCTAATAAATATGTAAGTATTGGAAACAACAGCATATCCTGTTTGATTCAAAGTTTCAATGAAGATCCAACTTTCAGCCAAACTGAACCACTCCATCAAAACGAAACAggttccttagacaaaacctggAGAGAAGAAAAAGACTAAAAAACTGTTGGGGAAATTGTCTTAAAATTCTAAATCATAACTTAAACTTTACATGTAGTCCctatatcaaaaaaaatttatttccacTTTCTAATCAAATATAATGGACACTAATTTACCTAATCTCCCCTCattttttaggtaaaaaaaatccaaaatgaagtataatttctcttaaattcagcacattaaattaaaatctaatatattttctatgaaTTGAACACGACTCTTTTTCAACCAGacaaatcgattgggagctcatACCAATCCATTGACTTAGGCTAAATTGATTGGGTCAATTGATTAAGTCtaagtcaatcgattggttggCCAGGCAGAAAAAGAGTCGTgctcaattaaataaaaaatatactagattctctttaaatggtgctcaattggatgaaaaatatactaaattctctttaaattgttctaaatttaggaggaattatattaagcggAAAAAAAGacatgctcaatttgatagaaaatatattcgattcAAATTTAAATGTACTAAATTTAGAAGAAATTATACCTCATTTTGGacatttgtacctaaaaaatgaaAGGCAATTAGGTGACAATGTTTGCATGCAAGgagttgaaataaataaaattttacatgcacGGAGTGGAAataaagggttttttttttttttttttttttttttgatgtggcGACTACCCAAAGGtaaattatgattaaaaaatttaagataatttatcaaaaaaaaaaaaaatattattttctgtATATTACTTTCAGATAACTTGGGGTGAAACTCACTTTTACATGAAGTGAAGCTCAAATCtgaacttttataaaaaaaataaaaactttttcaaatctATTTctgatttatatattttttatttttaacagcAAATATTAAAGATTGTTTTCTCTCTTCCCTTTTGCCAAAGGAAATAACATTTCTCACTATTTTTCTTGTGAGTTTTTTTCCCCCTCTCTAGACTCTTTTTCAAATAGCTGTTTTCTTTTTTGTAAGAAACAGCTTTGTAGTGAGTTACCTCATCTGGAAGCTACTTGAACTTCCTCTTGGCTAATGGGGATGTAGTAGATCTCGCTTCTCATTCAACATCATCGTTTAAGTCATGTGTCTTTAATAGCTACCCAACAAATTTGCCCAGATCCTTCATGTGCTAAAGCACCAAAGGAGTCATAAATAATAAACTAGTACATATTTTCTTAAGAGTTCTAAATTAATTTCATAAACAAATAAAAGAGTCATCAGTTTTTAGCTTGGAAAATAATCATCAAGTTTGAGCTTCTGCTTAATAACAGAGGTAACTGCAACTTTTTCCGGTCAATATGGAACACCTAAGCAGCTAGTCTCGATGAATAAAGAGAAAGGGAAATAAGTGTCAACCAAAAAGGGAATATCGAAAATCAATGCGAGTGTTCACAGAACTTGAAGAGATAGTTGCAGATATTAAAGAAATACTAGAAATCGTCAGACCATAAATTAGAATGAAGCACAAGATACCGTAAGATAAGAATAGGAGATAAAACCTGACTGGTTCAATAAAATAACTAATGTTCACAAAAGCATGCAGT
It contains:
- the LOC122027513 gene encoding uncharacterized protein LOC122027513; translated protein: MADWGPVIVAVILFILLSPGLLFQLPSRTRVVEFGNMCTSGISILVHAVILFVLMTILVIAIGIHVQTA